The following is a genomic window from Atribacteraceae bacterium.
TCGCCGTGGGAGGTCGCTCAGCTCAAACGGGCCTTTACCCTGTGCGCCGAGTCCTTTCAGCTCATGGAAGCCCTGGTAAAGGAAGGAGTGCGTGAAACCGAAATCGCCGGGGCGGGAGAAGGCAAAGCCCGGTCGCTGGGAGCCAACTGGTTCGCCTTCAAAACCATCGTGGCCAGCGGTATCCGGACCAACGGGGTGGTCCCCACTGCGTCGGAGGAAAAAACCCTCGCGCGGGGGGAAACCGTGATCCTGGGGATCAGCCCCCGGGTGAATGGCTATGCGGGTTCGGCCGGTTTCACCTACGTGGTGGGGGAGGCTTACTCAAGCGTTCAACGCCAGGTCATCAACGATATGATCGAAGCCTACCGCATCACCCGCAATGCCCTGCGGGTCGGCGCCGTCGGCAAGGAAATCGATGCCCCGGTCCGTGAATTCATGGAAAAGAAGGGCTATTCCCGGTACCTGGTCTGCCCTTTCGCCCATACGGTGGGATTGATGGAAGCGGAGGCTCCCTTTTTCGGCCCGGGAAGTAACGATGTATTGAAGCCCGGTATGACTGTGTGCATCGACGTCAGTGTTTTTTCGGTTCCGGAGGTCAACGGCGTGCGGTTCGAGACCGGTTACCTGGTCACCGATCAGGGCCTGGAACCCCTCTCTCCGTCCTTCGACCAAAAAATCATGAGCCACCGGGTATAAGTTCCCTTCATAGAGATGGAAAGAAAATATTTTGAATAGAAAAGGGCTGAGAAGAAAGAATGGCTGCAAGTAAGCAATTCCAACATCGAATCGGTTTTGGAGTTTGGATCAATGATTTTCGGAATGATCCTCTTACACAAGACAATTGGCCCTGCATTTGCATCGACCAACAAACCCAAGACGATTTCCGGGGAATGATGCAGTTCCTGAAGAAAATTGGATTTACCGCAGTGGATATCTTTGGCTTTCTCACCAATCATGACTGGCCCGAAAAAGTTCACGATGTCGTCTCGGAGGATCGAATAAGGGCCGTCCAAAGGCTTGTCAAGAACGCTCACGATAACAATCTAGAGGTTATCTACGGACTTGGTGTGTACAGTTGGGGATTCGACTCGATTATCAAGAACAATCCCGCGGTGCGAGGAACCAGTCCGCAAGCGATGTGTGGTTCTCGAGAGGAATCTCAACAATATATGAGGAAGGTCGTTGATTTCGTTACTAATACCTTTAATTTTGACGGATTCCATCTCGAGGTGGCAGATCAGGGGAGATGTCGATGTGCGCTGTGTTCCAAGGAAACCGATGTCGTTTATTTCAATCGCCTCAATCGGGAAACTGCTGAATATATCCGATCCAAGTTGCCCGATAAATTTCTGCTGGTCAATACCTCGGGATACCTTCCTTGGGGAGATACCTTTGCTCCTGAAGAGTTTTCTTCTCTTTATGAACTTGGGGAATGGATCGATGTATTAATCGATGGTGGCAACCACGGCCAATTTGTGGCCGAGGAGCATCGAACCAAGTTCGTTGAAAATCTCCCCTGTGATTACGGCACTTCGGGAGGTTTCTGGATTTACCCTCCCCAGCATTGGAAACGTCTCCGCTGGTTTTTACCCTACTTTTATTACGCAGCCGATCATTTGAAAAAACTCTACCGGGACGGAGGAAGGGCTTGCGAAATTTATCTCGGCCCACTCCTTAACCCGGGTACCGAGTTAAACCTTTGGTGTATCGGAAATTTTCTTCAGGATCCGCTAAAAGACCCGCTCACCGTTGTGTGGGACGCTATCGAGACTCTCTATCGTCCAAAGAATCAAAAGTCCGCTTCCCAATTGGTAGACTTGATTAGTCGAGCCGAGTCAGCCTTTTTCAACAATTGGTCAAGTCAGCGCCAGTCTGGTATCCCAGAACAATATTCCGATGGAATTGAATCTCTTTTTGCCTGGTCAAACACTAAACGAGAACGTGCTATACCAGGAGAACTTTTTTTGGAACCGCTTTTTGGCAATCAACCCGGTTTTCCAGTGTAC
Proteins encoded in this region:
- a CDS encoding Xaa-Pro peptidase family protein, which encodes MSLPATEAQNRLAKVRTLIQSNNLPGTLVYYDELNIANGWYLSGWCPQFESGMLLVPSVGEPMILGGPESEPFALNDSGIKKTRNIPVFMVPEEEYPNAYISSFAEVFGEIGLKGGNQRIGVVGLDKMPYGVYELLRKDLQGIELVNLTNAYEEFRKVKSPWEVAQLKRAFTLCAESFQLMEALVKEGVRETEIAGAGEGKARSLGANWFAFKTIVASGIRTNGVVPTASEEKTLARGETVILGISPRVNGYAGSAGFTYVVGEAYSSVQRQVINDMIEAYRITRNALRVGAVGKEIDAPVREFMEKKGYSRYLVCPFAHTVGLMEAEAPFFGPGSNDVLKPGMTVCIDVSVFSVPEVNGVRFETGYLVTDQGLEPLSPSFDQKIMSHRV